From the genome of Phalacrocorax aristotelis chromosome 15, bGulAri2.1, whole genome shotgun sequence, one region includes:
- the EWSR1 gene encoding RNA-binding protein EWS isoform X1: protein MASTDYSTYSQAAAQQGYSAYAPQPAQGYAQTTQTYGQQSYGTYGQPTDVSYTQPQTTATYGQTAYATSYGQPPAGYTTPTAPPAYSQPVQGYGTAAYDTNTATVTTTQASYAAPSAYGTQPAYPAYGQQPAASAPARPQDGSKPAETSQPQSSTTGYSQPSLGYGQSNYSYPQVPASYPMQPVTAPPSYPPTSYSSTQPSSYDQSTYSQQSTYGQQSTYGQQTSYGQQSSYGQQPPPTSYPPQTGSYSQAPSQYSQQSSSYGQQSSFRQDHPSSMNVYGQESGGFSGPGENRNMSGPDSRGRGRGGYDRGGMSRGGRGGGRGGMGSAGERGGFNKPGGHMEEGPDLDLGPPMDPDEDSDNSSVYVQGLNDNVTLEDLADFFKQCGVVKMNKRTGQPMINLYIDKETGKPKGDATVSYDDPSTAKTAVEWFDGKDFQGSKLKVTLARKKGPMNSMRGGMPPREQRGMPPPLRGGPGGPGGPGGPGGPSGPMGRVGGRGGDRGGFSSRGPRGSRGNPSGGSVQHRAGDWQCPNPGCGNQNFAWRTECNQCKAPKPEGFLPPPFPPPGGDRSRGGPGGMRGGRGGGLMDRGGPGGMFRGGRGGDRGGFRGGRGMDRGGYGGGGRRGGGGPGGPPGPLMEQMGGGGRGGRRGGPGKMDKGEHRQERRDRPY, encoded by the exons attATAGTACCTATAGCcaagctgcagctcagcaggg CTACAGCGCGTATGCACCTCAGCCAGCTCAAGGGTATGCACAGACCACCCAG ACATATGGGCAACAGAGTTACGGAACCTATGGACAACCCACCGACGTCAGCTACACACAGCCCCAGACGACTGCGACGTACGGGCAGACTGCGTATGCAACATCCTACGGGCAGCCTCCTGCCG GTTACACCACCCCAACTGCCCCCCCAGCGTACAGTCAGCCTGTCCAGGGGTACGGCACAGCCGCCTACGATACTAACACCGCTACGGTTACCACCACCCAGGCTTCCTACGCAGCACCATCCGCTTACGGCACTCAGCCCGCCTACCCAGCCTAcgggcagcagccagcagcatctGCTCCCGCAAG ACCCCAGGATGGCAGCAaaccagcagagaccagccAGCCGCAGTCCAGTACGACAGGCTACAGCCAGCCCAGCCTAGGGTATGGACAGAGCAACTACAGCTATCCTCAGGTGCCTGCCAGCTACCCGATGCAGCCAGTCACTGCGCCTCCCTCCTATCCTCCTACCAG CTATTCCTCCACGCAGCCAAGCAGTTACGATCAGAGCACTTACTCCCAGCAGAGCACCTACGGGCAACAGAGCACCTACGGACAACAGACTAGCTATGGCCAGCAAAGCAGCTATgggcagcagccgccgccgaCCAGTTACCCACCCCAGACCGGATCCTACAGCCAGGCCCCAAGCCAGTacagccagcagagcagcagctacGGCCAACAGA GCTCATTCCGTCAGGACCATCCTAGCAGCATGAACGTATACGGACAGGAATCCGGAGGCTTTTCAGGCCCGGGAGAGAATCGGAATATGAGCGGCCCTGATAGCcggggcaggggaagagggggaTATGATCGTGGAGGCATGAGCAGAGGTGGGCGGGGAGGAGGACGCGGTGGAATGGG CAGCGCTGGAGAGCGAGGTGGCTTCAATAAGCCTGGTG GACACATGGAAGAAGGACCGGACCTTGATTTAG GCCCACCTATGGACCCAGATGAGGACTCGGACAACAGTTCAGTTTATGTGCAGGGACTCAATGATAATGTGACCCTGGAGGATCTAGCAGATTTCTTCAAACAGTGCGGTGTTGTCAAG ATGAACAAGAGGACTGGACAGCCTATGATAAACCTCTACATCGACAAAGAAACCGGCAAACCTAAAGGAGATGCCACGGTATCTTATGATGACCCATCTACCGCCAAAACAGCTGTTGAATGGTTTGATG GGAAGGATTTCCAGGGGAGCAAGCTCAAGGTTACCCTCGCGCGGAAAAAGGGCCCGATGAACAGCATGCGAGGGGGGATGCCCCCACGCGAGCAGCGGGGAATGCCTCCCCCGCTCCGCGGAG GTCCAGGGGGGCCCGGAGGCCCAGGGGGACCTGGCGGCCCGAGCGGCCCCATGGGCCGGGTGGGAGGCAGAGGTGGAGACAGAGGTGGCTTCTCCTCAAGAGGACCGCGGGGATCTAGGGGAAACCCCTCTGGCGGGAGCGTCCAGCACCGAGCTGGCGACTGGCAGTGTCCCAATCC GGGATGCGGAAACCAGAACTTTGCCTGGAGAACAGAGTGCAACCAGTGCAAGGCTCCTAAACCAGAAGGGTTTCTTCcaccccctttcccccctccag gcGGAGACCGCAGCAGAGGCGGCCCCGGGGGGATGCGAGGTGGGCGAGGAGGTGGCCTCATGGACCGTGGGGGACCCGGCGGCATGTTCAGAGGTGGCCGTGGCGGAGACAGAGGTGGATTCAGAGGAGGCCGGGGTATGGATCGAGGTGGCTACGGAGGAGGCGGacggcgaggaggaggaggacccGGGGGTCCCCCAGGACCCCTGATGGAGCAGATGGGAGGCGGAGGCAGAGGTGGACGGCGCGGAGGACCGGGAAAGATGGACAA GGGCGAGCACCGCCAGGAGCGCAGAGACCGGCCCTACTAG
- the EWSR1 gene encoding RNA-binding protein EWS isoform X2 encodes MASTDYSTYSQAAAQQGYSAYAPQPAQGYAQTTQTYGQQSYGTYGQPTDVSYTQPQTTATYGQTAYATSYGQPPAGYTTPTAPPAYSQPVQGYGTAAYDTNTATVTTTQASYAAPSAYGTQPAYPAYGQQPAASAPARPQDGSKPAETSQPQSSTTGYSQPSLGYGQSNYSYPQVPASYPMQPVTAPPSYPPTSYSSTQPSSYDQSTYSQQSTYGQQSTYGQQTSYGQQSSYGQQPPPTSYPPQTGSYSQAPSQYSQQSSSYGQQSSFRQDHPSSMNVYGQESGGFSGPGENRNMSGPDSRGRGRGGYDRGGMSRGGRGGGRGGMGAGERGGFNKPGGHMEEGPDLDLGPPMDPDEDSDNSSVYVQGLNDNVTLEDLADFFKQCGVVKMNKRTGQPMINLYIDKETGKPKGDATVSYDDPSTAKTAVEWFDGKDFQGSKLKVTLARKKGPMNSMRGGMPPREQRGMPPPLRGGPGGPGGPGGPGGPSGPMGRVGGRGGDRGGFSSRGPRGSRGNPSGGSVQHRAGDWQCPNPGCGNQNFAWRTECNQCKAPKPEGFLPPPFPPPGGDRSRGGPGGMRGGRGGGLMDRGGPGGMFRGGRGGDRGGFRGGRGMDRGGYGGGGRRGGGGPGGPPGPLMEQMGGGGRGGRRGGPGKMDKGEHRQERRDRPY; translated from the exons attATAGTACCTATAGCcaagctgcagctcagcaggg CTACAGCGCGTATGCACCTCAGCCAGCTCAAGGGTATGCACAGACCACCCAG ACATATGGGCAACAGAGTTACGGAACCTATGGACAACCCACCGACGTCAGCTACACACAGCCCCAGACGACTGCGACGTACGGGCAGACTGCGTATGCAACATCCTACGGGCAGCCTCCTGCCG GTTACACCACCCCAACTGCCCCCCCAGCGTACAGTCAGCCTGTCCAGGGGTACGGCACAGCCGCCTACGATACTAACACCGCTACGGTTACCACCACCCAGGCTTCCTACGCAGCACCATCCGCTTACGGCACTCAGCCCGCCTACCCAGCCTAcgggcagcagccagcagcatctGCTCCCGCAAG ACCCCAGGATGGCAGCAaaccagcagagaccagccAGCCGCAGTCCAGTACGACAGGCTACAGCCAGCCCAGCCTAGGGTATGGACAGAGCAACTACAGCTATCCTCAGGTGCCTGCCAGCTACCCGATGCAGCCAGTCACTGCGCCTCCCTCCTATCCTCCTACCAG CTATTCCTCCACGCAGCCAAGCAGTTACGATCAGAGCACTTACTCCCAGCAGAGCACCTACGGGCAACAGAGCACCTACGGACAACAGACTAGCTATGGCCAGCAAAGCAGCTATgggcagcagccgccgccgaCCAGTTACCCACCCCAGACCGGATCCTACAGCCAGGCCCCAAGCCAGTacagccagcagagcagcagctacGGCCAACAGA GCTCATTCCGTCAGGACCATCCTAGCAGCATGAACGTATACGGACAGGAATCCGGAGGCTTTTCAGGCCCGGGAGAGAATCGGAATATGAGCGGCCCTGATAGCcggggcaggggaagagggggaTATGATCGTGGAGGCATGAGCAGAGGTGGGCGGGGAGGAGGACGCGGTGGAATGGG CGCTGGAGAGCGAGGTGGCTTCAATAAGCCTGGTG GACACATGGAAGAAGGACCGGACCTTGATTTAG GCCCACCTATGGACCCAGATGAGGACTCGGACAACAGTTCAGTTTATGTGCAGGGACTCAATGATAATGTGACCCTGGAGGATCTAGCAGATTTCTTCAAACAGTGCGGTGTTGTCAAG ATGAACAAGAGGACTGGACAGCCTATGATAAACCTCTACATCGACAAAGAAACCGGCAAACCTAAAGGAGATGCCACGGTATCTTATGATGACCCATCTACCGCCAAAACAGCTGTTGAATGGTTTGATG GGAAGGATTTCCAGGGGAGCAAGCTCAAGGTTACCCTCGCGCGGAAAAAGGGCCCGATGAACAGCATGCGAGGGGGGATGCCCCCACGCGAGCAGCGGGGAATGCCTCCCCCGCTCCGCGGAG GTCCAGGGGGGCCCGGAGGCCCAGGGGGACCTGGCGGCCCGAGCGGCCCCATGGGCCGGGTGGGAGGCAGAGGTGGAGACAGAGGTGGCTTCTCCTCAAGAGGACCGCGGGGATCTAGGGGAAACCCCTCTGGCGGGAGCGTCCAGCACCGAGCTGGCGACTGGCAGTGTCCCAATCC GGGATGCGGAAACCAGAACTTTGCCTGGAGAACAGAGTGCAACCAGTGCAAGGCTCCTAAACCAGAAGGGTTTCTTCcaccccctttcccccctccag gcGGAGACCGCAGCAGAGGCGGCCCCGGGGGGATGCGAGGTGGGCGAGGAGGTGGCCTCATGGACCGTGGGGGACCCGGCGGCATGTTCAGAGGTGGCCGTGGCGGAGACAGAGGTGGATTCAGAGGAGGCCGGGGTATGGATCGAGGTGGCTACGGAGGAGGCGGacggcgaggaggaggaggacccGGGGGTCCCCCAGGACCCCTGATGGAGCAGATGGGAGGCGGAGGCAGAGGTGGACGGCGCGGAGGACCGGGAAAGATGGACAA GGGCGAGCACCGCCAGGAGCGCAGAGACCGGCCCTACTAG
- the EWSR1 gene encoding RNA-binding protein EWS isoform X3: protein MASTDYSTYSQAAAQQGYSAYAPQPAQGYAQTTQTYGQQSYGTYGQPTDVSYTQPQTTATYGQTAYATSYGQPPAGYTTPTAPPAYSQPVQGYGTAAYDTNTATVTTTQASYAAPSAYGTQPAYPAYGQQPAASAPARPQDGSKPAETSQPQSSTTGYSQPSLGYGQSNYSYPQVPASYPMQPVTAPPSYPPTSYSSTQPSSYDQSTYSQQSTYGQQSTYGQQTSYGQQSSYGQQPPPTSYPPQTGSYSQAPSQYSQQSSSYGQQSSFRQDHPSSMNVYGQESGGFSGPGENRNMSGPDSRGRGRGGYDRGGMSRGGRGGGRGGMGLQSESLVYTSILKKYPYSVLSRQHNEKWD, encoded by the exons attATAGTACCTATAGCcaagctgcagctcagcaggg CTACAGCGCGTATGCACCTCAGCCAGCTCAAGGGTATGCACAGACCACCCAG ACATATGGGCAACAGAGTTACGGAACCTATGGACAACCCACCGACGTCAGCTACACACAGCCCCAGACGACTGCGACGTACGGGCAGACTGCGTATGCAACATCCTACGGGCAGCCTCCTGCCG GTTACACCACCCCAACTGCCCCCCCAGCGTACAGTCAGCCTGTCCAGGGGTACGGCACAGCCGCCTACGATACTAACACCGCTACGGTTACCACCACCCAGGCTTCCTACGCAGCACCATCCGCTTACGGCACTCAGCCCGCCTACCCAGCCTAcgggcagcagccagcagcatctGCTCCCGCAAG ACCCCAGGATGGCAGCAaaccagcagagaccagccAGCCGCAGTCCAGTACGACAGGCTACAGCCAGCCCAGCCTAGGGTATGGACAGAGCAACTACAGCTATCCTCAGGTGCCTGCCAGCTACCCGATGCAGCCAGTCACTGCGCCTCCCTCCTATCCTCCTACCAG CTATTCCTCCACGCAGCCAAGCAGTTACGATCAGAGCACTTACTCCCAGCAGAGCACCTACGGGCAACAGAGCACCTACGGACAACAGACTAGCTATGGCCAGCAAAGCAGCTATgggcagcagccgccgccgaCCAGTTACCCACCCCAGACCGGATCCTACAGCCAGGCCCCAAGCCAGTacagccagcagagcagcagctacGGCCAACAGA GCTCATTCCGTCAGGACCATCCTAGCAGCATGAACGTATACGGACAGGAATCCGGAGGCTTTTCAGGCCCGGGAGAGAATCGGAATATGAGCGGCCCTGATAGCcggggcaggggaagagggggaTATGATCGTGGAGGCATGAGCAGAGGTGGGCGGGGAGGAGGACGCGGTGGAATGGG GTTACAAAGTGAGAGCCTTGTATACACTTCAATACTTAAAAAGTACCCGTACTCAGTTCTCAGCCGGCAGCATAATGAAAAGTGGGACTAG
- the GAS2L1 gene encoding GAS2-like protein 1 gives MADPSHIQSAASKSIRPFRSSEEYLEAMKEDLAEWFNTLYDLDIQVDTFLESLETGCHLCRHANNVNRIALDFQQQHPEVAARMRVPQNEVIFQSKNVVPGSFIARDNVSNFIQWCRQDLGIQDVLMFETNDLVLKKNEKNFVLCLLEVARRGSKFGMLAPMLIQMEEEIEEEMRDQMAYGVLDTRQESRDPQAPAYPSRARPVTLCDLRNLDELVREILGCCSCPSQFPMVKVSEGKYKVGDSSTLIFVRVLRSHVMVRVGGGWDTLEHYLDKHDPCRCSSLSHRLPQPRAPGFSPQKSAPGSFSPAPGAPSPGTPRRPRAAGTPSGGGDGSHVRMERGSHQPRGVGDTGIPKPPSSTKQEGLPPRGGSAPLPSSASPSRSAAEPRAAGTLRPRDPAPTRARRCSGDSDSSASSAQSGTRDGGPPRRRDPSRGVPPQPPRDTGPSPGGRAAPEERGRSRVPNGPGRTPPRARSHGRPSPQPLLLISRRRDGQHSWARAEPPSRGGSPARSRTPSRQAARSPAPTPRRSSLEEGVGGRRVGVPGEAPHGGGAAEALQRELEELVRRLRAPLWLEPGQEQQLFRRLEEEFLANTRMMEELEDGETPTDLPPPPPGTAADSAYCSSSSSSSSLNVFGKHGLPAEDSRRSGSGNGTGPPPPPVVPEMAGAGRRPALSSSSDESSCFPASWDAREMRGGPESDTDWAPGEDELTETEETPAVVDGPPGVPGAPEPVPSLPAPPLRPWAKPRLDTQPHKKPSRIPTPRGYGAAPPQPLTGSPKPGERKPWGALQSVLSSLLEPAWLPREHEGLDEDPWP, from the exons ATGGCCGACCCGAGCCACATACAGTCAGCCGCGTCCAAGAGCATCCGTCCCTTCCGCTCCAGCGAGGAGTACCTGGAGGCCATGAAGGAGGACCTGGCCGAATGGTTCAACACTCTCTACGACCTGGACATCCAGGTGGACACCTTCCTGGAGAGCTTGGAGACAGGCTGCCACCTCTGCCGACATGCCAACAACGTCAACCGCATCGCGCTGgacttccagcagcagcaccccgAGGTGGCTGCCCGTATGCGTGTCCCCCAGAACGAGGTCATCTTCCAATCCAAGAACGTGGTGCCAGGTTCCTTCATCGCCCGGGATAACGTCTCCAACTTCATCCAGTGGTGCCGGCAGGACCTCGGCATCCAGGACGTCCTCATGTTTGAGACCAATGACTTGGTGCTGAAGAAGAACGAGAAGAACTTTGTCCTCTGCTTGTTGGAGGTGGCCAGGAGGGGCTCCAAGTTTGGCATGCTGGCCCCCATGCTGATCCAGATGGAAGAGGAGATCGAGGAGGAGATGAGGGACCAAATGGCCTACGGTGTGCTGGACACACGCCAGGAGAGCCGGGACCCCCAGGCGCCTGCCTACCCCAGCAGGGCCCGGCCTGTCACCCTCTGCgacctgaggaacctggacgAGCTG GTGCGGGAGATCctgggctgctgctcctgcccctcccAGTTCCCCATGGTCAAGGTCTCCGAGGGTAAATACAAAGTGGGCGACTCCAGCACGCTCATCTTCGTCAGA GTGCTGAGAAGCCACGTGATGGTGCGTGTCGGCGGCGGCTGGGACACACTGGAACATTACCTGGATAAACATGATCCATGTCGCTGCTCCTCCCTCT ctcaccgcctgccccagccccgtgcCCCAGGCTTCTCCCCGCAAAAATCAGCTCCCGGCAGCTTCTCCCCTGCCCCTGGCGCCCCCAGCCCTGGTACCCCCCGGCGCCCCCGTGCAGCCGGCACCCCCTCGGGTGGGGGGGACGGCAGCCATGTCAGGATGGAGCGGGGCAGCCACCAGCCAAGGGGTGTCGGGGACACGGGCATCCCGAAGCCACCGTCCAGCACCAAGCAGGAGGGTCTGCCCCCACGGGGGGGCtcagcccctctgcccagctctgccagcccttCAAGGAGCGCCGCTGAGCCACGGGCAGCTGGCACGCTCAG gcCCCGCGACCCCGCTCCCACTCGTGCCCGCCGCTGCTCAGGTGACAGCGACTCCTCTGCCTCCTCGGCACAGAGCGGCACGCGGGACGGGGGTCCCCCCCGCCGCCGAGACCCCAGCCGGGGTGtccccccgcagcctccccgcGACACCGGACCCTCCCCAGGCGGGCGAGCGGCTCCAGAGGAGCGTGGCCGCTCACGGGTGCCCAACGGGCCTGGCCGGACCCCGCCACGTGCCCGCAGCCATGgccgccccagcccccagcccctgctgctcATCAGCCGCCGGCGGGACGGGCAGCACTCCTGGGCGCGGGCAGAGCCCCCCTCCCGGGGCGgcagccctgcccgcagccgGACCCCCTCCCGCCAGGCCGCCCGCAGCCCCGCGCCCACCCCGCGCCGCTCCTCCTTGGAGGAGGGTGTTGGGGGGCGGCGGGTGGGGGTGCCTGGGGAAGCCCCCCATGGTGGCGGGGCTGCGGAGGCCTTGCAgcgggagctggaggagctggtgcGGCGGCTGCGGGCCCCCCTGTGGCTGGAGCCcggccaggagcagcagcttttccGCCGGCTGGAGGAGGAGTTCCTGGCCAACACAAGGAtgatggaggagctggaggatgGGGAGACCCCCACCGATCTTCCACCACCGCCCCCCGGCACCGCAGCCGACTCGGCCTACTGCTCCTCCAGctcttcctcatcctccctCAACGTCTTCGGCAAGCACGGCCTCCCTGCCGAGGACAGCcggaggagcgggagcgggaaCGGGACCGGCCCCCCGCCACCGCCAGTGGTCCCCGAAATGGCGGGCGCGGGGCGCCGGCCGGccctctccagctcctctgatgagagcagctgcttcccagcctccTGGGATGCCCGGGAGATGCGGGGGGGCCCCGAGTCCGACACCGACTGGGCGCCGGGGGAGGATGAGTTGACGGAGACAGAGGAGACCCCCGCTGTGGTGGACGGCCCGCCAGGGGTGCCGGGGGCCCCTGAGCCGGTGCCTTCCCTCCCCGCACCACCCCTCCGCCCCTGGGCCAAGCCCCGGCTGGACACGCAGCCCCACAAGAAGCCCTCCAGGATCCCCACCCCACGGGGCtatggggcagccccaccccagcccctcactggCAGCCCCAAACCGGGGGAGCGCAAGCCCTGGGGCGCTCTGCAGAGcgtcctttcctccctcctggaGCCCGCCTGGCTCCCGCGGGAGCACGAGGGGCTGGACGAGGACCCCTGGCCATGA